The genomic window GGTGGCATACACGCTCACGATTGGTGCAAAGTTTGTTATCAACAACCACAACCTTCTCCATCTTCAGGAAAAACTTCAGCAGGCCATCCAAATCCAAACCATTGAGCTTGCACGTATGGAAACGCGCTTCTGTCCCGTAGGTTTGCGCGAGCGTTTGCGTCAACTCTTCACGAGTCAATGACTTTTCACTCAGTAGGTTTAAAACGTTGTGTGCATGAATTTCGGTAGTCATAACGCTATCTCATGTTTAATGAAATAAATGTAGAGTACTTACTTTCATCTGAGCAGTATTGATGTAGCTCAGAGTTAGGTTAGCTCTACCCTAAATGGTAAGGGAAGCCACAATGAGAGCGTGCGCCAGAAAGTAACTGCCCGTCACCCAAAAGTAGGCACCTTTGATTGGGCTACGGTAGAAATTCAGAGCGTACGCTAATGCTGAAAGCAGTAATACGGTACAACCAGCAAAACCCACCGCATGCGACAGTTCAGGATCAAGCAACCAGAGCTCACCAGAAGCCCATGCAAGCTGAATAAGCACGATACCCATGATAACCACAGGAAAGACGAGTTTGTCTAAGCGAGGGAGAAGTAAGAAGAAAGCCACGACACAAGCCGCTAATAGGAATGCGAACAACCACCAGACCATTTCTCCTGAGAGCTGCAACCAAAATGCTTTGCTGTAACAGAGCTGAGCCAGTAAGAAACAAATAAAATGCAGGGGGCGTTTTTGAGCAACAGTATGAAAGACATCTGCGATCGCAGAGATCGCTAACCCAGCCACTA from Vibrio artabrorum includes these protein-coding regions:
- a CDS encoding YecH family metal-binding protein; translated protein: MTTEIHAHNVLNLLSEKSLTREELTQTLAQTYGTEARFHTCKLNGLDLDGLLKFFLKMEKVVVVDNKLCTNRERVCHH
- a CDS encoding lysoplasmalogenase; the encoded protein is MWSWLAVSLSGIGAISGTKHGHIGQALSYKVFTFFLLATIALTQSVVADFTYWIVAGLAISAIADVFHTVAQKRPLHFICFLLAQLCYSKAFWLQLSGEMVWWLFAFLLAACVVAFFLLLPRLDKLVFPVVIMGIVLIQLAWASGELWLLDPELSHAVGFAGCTVLLLSALAYALNFYRSPIKGAYFWVTGSYFLAHALIVASLTI